One Sebastes umbrosus isolate fSebUmb1 chromosome 6, fSebUmb1.pri, whole genome shotgun sequence DNA window includes the following coding sequences:
- the LOC119490528 gene encoding protein PELPK1-like — translation MGLVLRVVLLWLLFIGELQAGITSSYHGPASGIGDMSYKPQVPGYPSQPQPQVNLLQPRSDYKPMPQQPISEPHPRSMPEWPRPMPEWCWPEPMSERPRHMTWRCWPMLEMPERPMPEMPRLMPERRWPMLELQSKPEPPMPEMPRPMPERRWPMLGSMPEPPMPERPIPERPRPMPERRWPMLELQSMPEPPMPERPIPKRRMPERCWTMLERAPHARDAPSHA, via the exons ATGGGACTTGTTCTACG TGTGGTGCTGCTGTGGCTGCTGTTTATTGGAGAGCTACAGGCAGGCATTACAT CTTCCTATCATGGCCCTGCATCTGGCATTGGGGACATGAGCTACAAGCCCCAGGTTCCTGGCTACCCGTCCCAGCCTCAGCCCCAGGTTAATCTCCTTCAACCAAGGTCTGACTATAAACCCATGCCCCAGCAGCCCATATCTGAGCCGCATCCTCGGTCCATGCCCGAGTGGCCCAGGCCCATGCCCGAGTGGTGTTGGCCCGAGCCCATGTCCGAGCGGCCCAGGCACATGACCTGGCGGTGTTGGCCCATGCTCGAG ATGCCCGAGCGCCCCATGCCCGAGATGCCCCGTCTCATGCCTGAGCGCCGTTGGCCCATGCTGGAGCTGCAGTCCAAGCCCGAGCCGCCCATGCCCGAGATGCCCCGTCCCATGCCTGAGCGCCGTTGGCCCATGCTGGGGTCCATGCCCGAGCCGCCCATGCCCGAGCGTCCTATACCCGAGAGGCCCCGTCCCATGCCCGAGCGCCGTTGGCCCATGTTGGAGCTGCAGTCCATGCCCGAGCCGCCTATGCCCGAGCGTCCCATACCCAAGCGTCGCATGCCTGAGCGCTGTTGGACAATGCTTGAGCGAGCGCCCCATGCCCGAGATGCCCCGTCCCATGCCTGA